One stretch of Ictalurus punctatus breed USDA103 chromosome 5, Coco_2.0, whole genome shotgun sequence DNA includes these proteins:
- the LOC128632845 gene encoding uncharacterized protein LOC128632845 isoform X1: MCLTETWIKPNEYIALNEASPPGYSYVHQPRSTGRGGGVGLIHSKNLVVTQKPKLKFNSFEILYTSISYVATKNKSIPLIIIYRPPGPYTEFLSEFADFVSNLVVSVDKALIIRDFNIYFDNLEDPLRIAVVSILDSVGINQNVIGPTHNGGHTLDLILTYGLSIENIIIFPQSEVVSDHYLISFIIRIDHNISTSSRYRVKRTYTSATAPSFINNLGETSIRFGSPSDHTELDQATESLESTLRYTLDRVAPLKRKIIREKKLAPWYNDQTRTLKQTTRQLERKWCQTKLVIFQTAWKESLLKYRKSLGDARKIYFSTLIGDNKNNSRFLFNTVAKLTRNKTTTERNTQSVHSSEDFMKFFNDKVENIRREIQAIKLKLDSTVTNPLHDNVAISDQCLECFAPLRETELATLISSPIRQLAY; the protein is encoded by the coding sequence atgtgtttaacagaaacttggattaaaccaaacgagtacatagcattaaatgaagccagtcctcctggatacagttatgtacatcagcctcgttcaactggtagaggaggaggtgttggactcatccatagtaaaaatctagtcgtcacacaaaaacctaagcttaagtttaattcttttgaaattctttataccagtataagttatgtagccacaaaaaataagtcaattcctctaattattatttacagacccccagggccatatactgaatttcttagtgaatttgcagactttgtctcaaacctggttgtgtctgtagataaagcattaatcatcagagactttaatatttattttgataacctggaagaccctctaagaatagcggttgtgtccatcttagattcagtagggattaatcagaatgtaatcgggcctactcataatggtggtcacactcttgacctcatactaacatacggactaagtatagaaaatattatcatttttccgcagtctgaagttgtctcagaccattatcttatctcgttcataatacgtattgatcataatatttccacctcgtctcgctaccgggtaaaacgtacctacacatcagctactgcaccgagcttcataaataacctcggagaaacatcaattagatttggatcaccgtcagatcacacagaactcgatcaggcgactgaaagcttggagtcaacactccgctacacgctagatagagtggctccactcaaaaggaaaataattagagaaaaaaaattagcaccctggtataacgatcaaacgcgaaccttaaaacagacaactcgacaattagaacgtaaatggtgtcaaaccaaactggtgatatttcaaacagcatggaaggagagcctactgaaatataggaaatctcttggcgatgctagaaaaatctatttctccaccttaataggagacaacaaaaacaattctagattccttttcaacacagtagcaaaattaactaggaataaaaccactacagagagaaacactcaatcagtacatagcagtgaagatttcatgaaatttttcaatgataaggttgaaaatattagacgtgaaatacaggccattaaattaaaactggacagtactgtaacaaacccattacatgacaatgtagcaatatcagatcaatgtttagagtgttttgctccgcttagagagacagaactagctacattaatctcttcaccAATTcgtcaacttgcatactag
- the LOC128632845 gene encoding uncharacterized protein LOC128632845 isoform X2, translated as MSAVSPVLSADEDWLELHMVRLELEDVEKQIRGLLDKQAQLLERQTALETSCASAHISKVSTQRGISTPSPSTLCVSLCRDRAPRTFPAVVSVTPAPTHLGPWVNQRRKARAGPSPPPVFEIPTRNRFAPLRQTRPNAVIVGDSIVRNVRVASSKGKVRTHCFSGACVLDVAEQVSGILKKDERIGAVMLHTGTNDTRLRQTEVLKRDFSSLIETVRGRSPTAKIIVSGPLPTYRRGAENVLGCFVLMACTPAALERNCFQTTFPRRYTPSDCLP; from the exons atgtctgctgtctctccggttttgagtgcagatgaggactggcttgagcttcacatggtgcggctggaactggaggatgtggagaagcagatccgcggcctacttgacaagcaggcccagctgctggagcgacaaactgcgctggaaacatcttgtgcctctgcccacatatccaaggtaagcacacagcgtggtatttccactcccagcccctctacgctgtgtgtttctctgtgcagggaccgtgcacctaggactttcccagccgtggtctccgtcacgccggcgccaacacacctcgggccttgggtgaaccagcggcgaaaggcacgggctggaccctctccacctccggtgttcgagattccaaccaggaaccgcttcgcccctctccgccagaccagacccaacgctgtgatcgtcggggactccattgtgcggaacgtccgtgtagcctcatctaaaggtaaggtgcgcacacactgtttttctggtgcttgtgtccttgatgtcgctgagcaggtatccgggatcctgaagaaggacgagcgcattggagcggttatGCTGCACacggggacgaacgacaccaggctgcggcagacggaggttctgaagagggacttctccagcctgatcgagacggtacgaggcagatcacccaccgcgaagatcatcgtctctggacctcttcccacatacagacgtggagcagaaaa cgtcctaggttgtttcgtcctgatggcctgcaccccagcagccttggagcggaactgctttcagacaacatttccaaggcgctacactccgagtgactgcctaccgtaa
- the LOC128632845 gene encoding uncharacterized protein LOC128632845 isoform X3 translates to MSAVSPVLSADEDWLELHMVRLELEDVEKQIRGLLDKQAQLLERQTALETSCASAHISKVSTQRGISTPSPSTLCVSLCRDRAPRTFPAVVSVTPAPTHLGPWVNQRRKARAGPSPPPVFEIPTRNRFAPLRQTRPNAVIVGDSIVRNVRVASSKGKVRTHCFSGACVLDVAEQVSGILKKDERIGAVMLHTGTNDTRLRQTEVLKRDFSSLIETVRGRSPTAKIIVSGPLPTYRRGAEKLFRPDGLHPSSLGAELLSDNISKALHSE, encoded by the exons atgtctgctgtctctccggttttgagtgcagatgaggactggcttgagcttcacatggtgcggctggaactggaggatgtggagaagcagatccgcggcctacttgacaagcaggcccagctgctggagcgacaaactgcgctggaaacatcttgtgcctctgcccacatatccaaggtaagcacacagcgtggtatttccactcccagcccctctacgctgtgtgtttctctgtgcagggaccgtgcacctaggactttcccagccgtggtctccgtcacgccggcgccaacacacctcgggccttgggtgaaccagcggcgaaaggcacgggctggaccctctccacctccggtgttcgagattccaaccaggaaccgcttcgcccctctccgccagaccagacccaacgctgtgatcgtcggggactccattgtgcggaacgtccgtgtagcctcatctaaaggtaaggtgcgcacacactgtttttctggtgcttgtgtccttgatgtcgctgagcaggtatccgggatcctgaagaaggacgagcgcattggagcggttatGCTGCACacggggacgaacgacaccaggctgcggcagacggaggttctgaagagggacttctccagcctgatcgagacggtacgaggcagatcacccaccgcgaagatcatcgtctctggacctcttcccacatacagacgtggagcagaaaa gttgtttcgtcctgatggcctgcaccccagcagccttggagcggaactgctttcagacaacatttccaaggcgctacactccgagtga